The Oncorhynchus mykiss isolate Arlee chromosome 28, USDA_OmykA_1.1, whole genome shotgun sequence genome includes a window with the following:
- the ss18 gene encoding protein SSXT isoform X5: MSVAFAPHRQRGKGDITPAGIQKLLDENNQLIQCIMDFQSKGKTAECSQYQQMLHRNLVYLATIADSNQNMQSLLPAKCDSPTPPEVKLEPPTQNMPMGPGGMNPSGAPGPQPPHGHNMPPEGMVSGGPTAPHMQNQMNGQMPGPNHMPMQGPGPGPNQPPNMPGSGAMNMPPSSHGSMGGYNHAVPSSQGMPAQGQMNMTQGQGPMGNYGPRPNMNMQPNQGPMMHQQPPSQQYNMPPGGGGQHYQGQQNPMGMMGQVNPGNHVMGQRPMPPYRPPQQGPPQQYPGQEDYYGDQYSHAGQGASEGNAQYGQQQEAYQQGPPQQQGYPPQQQYPGQQGYPGQQQGYGPSQGAPGQYPQGYPQGQGQQYGAYRGPQPGPPQAQQQRPYPGYDQGQYGNYQQ, encoded by the exons ATGTCGGTGGCGTTTGCACCTCACAGACAACGTGGAAAGGGTGATATAACACCCGCTGGAATTCAAAAG TTACTGGATGAGAACAATCAGCTGATTCAATGTATAATGGATTTCCAGAGCAAAGGAAAGACCGCAGAATGTTCACA GTACCAACAAATGCTCCACAGAAATTTGGTTTACCTGGCCACGATAGCAGACTCCAATCAGAACATGCAGTCTCTGCTCCCTGCT AAGTGTGactcccctactcctccagaGGTAAAGCTTGAA CCACCCACTCAGAACATGCCCATGGGCCCTGGTGGGATGAACCCGAGTGGAGCGCCTGGCCCCCAGCCCCCCCACGGACACAACATGCCCCCGGAGGGCATGGTCAGCGGCGGCCCCACTGCCCCACACATGCAGAACCAGATGAACGGACAGATGCCTG GGCCCAATCACATGCCCATGCAGGGCCCCGGGCCTGGCCCCAACCAGCCTCCCAACATGCCCGGAAGTGGCGCCATGAACATGCCCCCCAGCAGCCACGGTTCCATGGGCGGCTACAACCACGCTGTGCCCTCGTCTCAGGGCATGCCTGCCCAGGGACagatgaacatgacccagggacAGGGACCCATGGGCAACTACGGCCCCCGGCCCAACATGAACATGCAGCCTAACCAAG GCCCCATGATGCACCAGCAGCCTCCCTCCCAGCAGTACAACATGCCCCCTGGGGGTGGCGGGCAGCACTACCAGGGCCAGCAGAATCCCATGGGCATGATGGGTCAGGTCAACCCGGGCAACCATGTCATGGGGCAGAGGCCCATGCCCCCTTACAGACCCCCACAGCAAG GACCCCCTCAGCAGTACCCAGGGCAGGAAGACTACTATGGGGACCAGTACAGTCACGCAGGACAGGGAGCTTCAGAAG GAAACGCCCAGTATGGCCAGCAGCAGGAGGCCTACCAGCAAGGTCCTCCTCAACAGCAGGGCTACCCCCCACAGCAGCAGTACCCCGGACAGCAGGGCTATCCTGGACAGCAACAGGGTTATG GTCCATCCCAGGGAGCTCCAGGCCAGTACCCTCAGGGTTACCCCCAGGGCCAGGGGCAGCAGTACGGGGCCTACCGGGGCCCCCAGCCCGGCCCCCCTCAGGCCCAGCAACAACGCCCATACCCAGGCTACGACCAG GGTCAATATGGAAATTACCAGCAATGA
- the ss18 gene encoding protein SSXT isoform X8, producing MSVAFAPHRQRGKGDITPAGIQKLLDENNQLIQCIMDFQSKGKTAECSQYQQMLHRNLVYLATIADSNQNMQSLLPAPPTQNMPMGPGGMNPSGAPGPQPPHGHNMPPEGMVSGGPTAPHMQNQMNGQMPGPNHMPMQGPGPGPNQPPNMPGSGAMNMPPSSHGSMGGYNHAVPSSQGMPAQGQMNMTQGQGPMGNYGPRPNMNMQPNQGPMMHQQPPSQQYNMPPGGGGQHYQGQQNPMGMMGQVNPGNHVMGQRPMPPYRPPQQGPPQQYPGQEDYYGDQYSHAGQGASEGNAQYGQQQEAYQQGPPQQQGYPPQQQYPGQQGYPGQQQGYGPSQGAPGQYPQGYPQGQGQQYGAYRGPQPGPPQAQQQRPYPGYDQGQYGNYQQ from the exons ATGTCGGTGGCGTTTGCACCTCACAGACAACGTGGAAAGGGTGATATAACACCCGCTGGAATTCAAAAG TTACTGGATGAGAACAATCAGCTGATTCAATGTATAATGGATTTCCAGAGCAAAGGAAAGACCGCAGAATGTTCACA GTACCAACAAATGCTCCACAGAAATTTGGTTTACCTGGCCACGATAGCAGACTCCAATCAGAACATGCAGTCTCTGCTCCCTGCT CCACCCACTCAGAACATGCCCATGGGCCCTGGTGGGATGAACCCGAGTGGAGCGCCTGGCCCCCAGCCCCCCCACGGACACAACATGCCCCCGGAGGGCATGGTCAGCGGCGGCCCCACTGCCCCACACATGCAGAACCAGATGAACGGACAGATGCCTG GGCCCAATCACATGCCCATGCAGGGCCCCGGGCCTGGCCCCAACCAGCCTCCCAACATGCCCGGAAGTGGCGCCATGAACATGCCCCCCAGCAGCCACGGTTCCATGGGCGGCTACAACCACGCTGTGCCCTCGTCTCAGGGCATGCCTGCCCAGGGACagatgaacatgacccagggacAGGGACCCATGGGCAACTACGGCCCCCGGCCCAACATGAACATGCAGCCTAACCAAG GCCCCATGATGCACCAGCAGCCTCCCTCCCAGCAGTACAACATGCCCCCTGGGGGTGGCGGGCAGCACTACCAGGGCCAGCAGAATCCCATGGGCATGATGGGTCAGGTCAACCCGGGCAACCATGTCATGGGGCAGAGGCCCATGCCCCCTTACAGACCCCCACAGCAAG GACCCCCTCAGCAGTACCCAGGGCAGGAAGACTACTATGGGGACCAGTACAGTCACGCAGGACAGGGAGCTTCAGAAG GAAACGCCCAGTATGGCCAGCAGCAGGAGGCCTACCAGCAAGGTCCTCCTCAACAGCAGGGCTACCCCCCACAGCAGCAGTACCCCGGACAGCAGGGCTATCCTGGACAGCAACAGGGTTATG GTCCATCCCAGGGAGCTCCAGGCCAGTACCCTCAGGGTTACCCCCAGGGCCAGGGGCAGCAGTACGGGGCCTACCGGGGCCCCCAGCCCGGCCCCCCTCAGGCCCAGCAACAACGCCCATACCCAGGCTACGACCAG GGTCAATATGGAAATTACCAGCAATGA
- the ss18 gene encoding protein SSXT isoform X2: protein MSVAFAPHRQRGKGDITPAGIQKLLDENNQLIQCIMDFQSKGKTAECSQYQQMLHRNLVYLATIADSNQNMQSLLPACDSPTPPEVKLEPPTQNMPMGPGGMNPSGAPGPQPPHGHNMPPEGMVSGGPTAPHMQNQMNGQMPGPNHMPMQGPGPGPNQPPNMPGSGAMNMPPSSHGSMGGYNHAVPSSQGMPAQGQMNMTQGQGPMGNYGPRPNMNMQPNQGPMMHQQPPSQQYNMPPGGGGQHYQGQQNPMGMMGQVNPGNHVMGQRPMPPYRPPQQGPPQQYPGQEDYYGDQYSHAGQGASEERDPAANQQSPYEKDHGNAQYGQQQEAYQQGPPQQQGYPPQQQYPGQQGYPGQQQGYGPSQGAPGQYPQGYPQGQGQQYGAYRGPQPGPPQAQQQRPYPGYDQGQYGNYQQ from the exons ATGTCGGTGGCGTTTGCACCTCACAGACAACGTGGAAAGGGTGATATAACACCCGCTGGAATTCAAAAG TTACTGGATGAGAACAATCAGCTGATTCAATGTATAATGGATTTCCAGAGCAAAGGAAAGACCGCAGAATGTTCACA GTACCAACAAATGCTCCACAGAAATTTGGTTTACCTGGCCACGATAGCAGACTCCAATCAGAACATGCAGTCTCTGCTCCCTGCT TGTGactcccctactcctccagaGGTAAAGCTTGAA CCACCCACTCAGAACATGCCCATGGGCCCTGGTGGGATGAACCCGAGTGGAGCGCCTGGCCCCCAGCCCCCCCACGGACACAACATGCCCCCGGAGGGCATGGTCAGCGGCGGCCCCACTGCCCCACACATGCAGAACCAGATGAACGGACAGATGCCTG GGCCCAATCACATGCCCATGCAGGGCCCCGGGCCTGGCCCCAACCAGCCTCCCAACATGCCCGGAAGTGGCGCCATGAACATGCCCCCCAGCAGCCACGGTTCCATGGGCGGCTACAACCACGCTGTGCCCTCGTCTCAGGGCATGCCTGCCCAGGGACagatgaacatgacccagggacAGGGACCCATGGGCAACTACGGCCCCCGGCCCAACATGAACATGCAGCCTAACCAAG GCCCCATGATGCACCAGCAGCCTCCCTCCCAGCAGTACAACATGCCCCCTGGGGGTGGCGGGCAGCACTACCAGGGCCAGCAGAATCCCATGGGCATGATGGGTCAGGTCAACCCGGGCAACCATGTCATGGGGCAGAGGCCCATGCCCCCTTACAGACCCCCACAGCAAG GACCCCCTCAGCAGTACCCAGGGCAGGAAGACTACTATGGGGACCAGTACAGTCACGCAGGACAGGGAGCTTCAGAAG AGCGAGACCCAGCAGCCAACCAACAGTCCCCCTATGAAAAAGATCATG GAAACGCCCAGTATGGCCAGCAGCAGGAGGCCTACCAGCAAGGTCCTCCTCAACAGCAGGGCTACCCCCCACAGCAGCAGTACCCCGGACAGCAGGGCTATCCTGGACAGCAACAGGGTTATG GTCCATCCCAGGGAGCTCCAGGCCAGTACCCTCAGGGTTACCCCCAGGGCCAGGGGCAGCAGTACGGGGCCTACCGGGGCCCCCAGCCCGGCCCCCCTCAGGCCCAGCAACAACGCCCATACCCAGGCTACGACCAG GGTCAATATGGAAATTACCAGCAATGA
- the ss18 gene encoding protein SSXT isoform X1 — protein MSVAFAPHRQRGKGDITPAGIQKLLDENNQLIQCIMDFQSKGKTAECSQYQQMLHRNLVYLATIADSNQNMQSLLPAKCDSPTPPEVKLEPPTQNMPMGPGGMNPSGAPGPQPPHGHNMPPEGMVSGGPTAPHMQNQMNGQMPGPNHMPMQGPGPGPNQPPNMPGSGAMNMPPSSHGSMGGYNHAVPSSQGMPAQGQMNMTQGQGPMGNYGPRPNMNMQPNQGPMMHQQPPSQQYNMPPGGGGQHYQGQQNPMGMMGQVNPGNHVMGQRPMPPYRPPQQGPPQQYPGQEDYYGDQYSHAGQGASEERDPAANQQSPYEKDHGNAQYGQQQEAYQQGPPQQQGYPPQQQYPGQQGYPGQQQGYGPSQGAPGQYPQGYPQGQGQQYGAYRGPQPGPPQAQQQRPYPGYDQGQYGNYQQ, from the exons ATGTCGGTGGCGTTTGCACCTCACAGACAACGTGGAAAGGGTGATATAACACCCGCTGGAATTCAAAAG TTACTGGATGAGAACAATCAGCTGATTCAATGTATAATGGATTTCCAGAGCAAAGGAAAGACCGCAGAATGTTCACA GTACCAACAAATGCTCCACAGAAATTTGGTTTACCTGGCCACGATAGCAGACTCCAATCAGAACATGCAGTCTCTGCTCCCTGCT AAGTGTGactcccctactcctccagaGGTAAAGCTTGAA CCACCCACTCAGAACATGCCCATGGGCCCTGGTGGGATGAACCCGAGTGGAGCGCCTGGCCCCCAGCCCCCCCACGGACACAACATGCCCCCGGAGGGCATGGTCAGCGGCGGCCCCACTGCCCCACACATGCAGAACCAGATGAACGGACAGATGCCTG GGCCCAATCACATGCCCATGCAGGGCCCCGGGCCTGGCCCCAACCAGCCTCCCAACATGCCCGGAAGTGGCGCCATGAACATGCCCCCCAGCAGCCACGGTTCCATGGGCGGCTACAACCACGCTGTGCCCTCGTCTCAGGGCATGCCTGCCCAGGGACagatgaacatgacccagggacAGGGACCCATGGGCAACTACGGCCCCCGGCCCAACATGAACATGCAGCCTAACCAAG GCCCCATGATGCACCAGCAGCCTCCCTCCCAGCAGTACAACATGCCCCCTGGGGGTGGCGGGCAGCACTACCAGGGCCAGCAGAATCCCATGGGCATGATGGGTCAGGTCAACCCGGGCAACCATGTCATGGGGCAGAGGCCCATGCCCCCTTACAGACCCCCACAGCAAG GACCCCCTCAGCAGTACCCAGGGCAGGAAGACTACTATGGGGACCAGTACAGTCACGCAGGACAGGGAGCTTCAGAAG AGCGAGACCCAGCAGCCAACCAACAGTCCCCCTATGAAAAAGATCATG GAAACGCCCAGTATGGCCAGCAGCAGGAGGCCTACCAGCAAGGTCCTCCTCAACAGCAGGGCTACCCCCCACAGCAGCAGTACCCCGGACAGCAGGGCTATCCTGGACAGCAACAGGGTTATG GTCCATCCCAGGGAGCTCCAGGCCAGTACCCTCAGGGTTACCCCCAGGGCCAGGGGCAGCAGTACGGGGCCTACCGGGGCCCCCAGCCCGGCCCCCCTCAGGCCCAGCAACAACGCCCATACCCAGGCTACGACCAG GGTCAATATGGAAATTACCAGCAATGA
- the ss18 gene encoding protein SSXT isoform X9, which produces MSVAFAPHRQRGKGDITPAGIQKLLDENNQLIQCIMDFQSKGKTAECSQYQQMLHRNLVYLATIADSNQNMQSLLPAKCDSPTPPEVKLEPPTQNMPMGPGGMNPSGAPGPQPPHGHNMPPEGMVSGGPTAPHMQNQMNGQMPGPNHMPMQGPGPGPNQPPNMPGSGAMNMPPSSHGSMGGYNHAVPSSQGMPAQGQMNMTQGQGPMGNYGPRPNMNMQPNQGPMMHQQPPSQQYNMPPGGGGQHYQGQQNPMGMMGQVNPGNHVMGQRPMPPYRPPQQGNAQYGQQQEAYQQGPPQQQGYPPQQQYPGQQGYPGQQQGYGPSQGAPGQYPQGYPQGQGQQYGAYRGPQPGPPQAQQQRPYPGYDQGQYGNYQQ; this is translated from the exons ATGTCGGTGGCGTTTGCACCTCACAGACAACGTGGAAAGGGTGATATAACACCCGCTGGAATTCAAAAG TTACTGGATGAGAACAATCAGCTGATTCAATGTATAATGGATTTCCAGAGCAAAGGAAAGACCGCAGAATGTTCACA GTACCAACAAATGCTCCACAGAAATTTGGTTTACCTGGCCACGATAGCAGACTCCAATCAGAACATGCAGTCTCTGCTCCCTGCT AAGTGTGactcccctactcctccagaGGTAAAGCTTGAA CCACCCACTCAGAACATGCCCATGGGCCCTGGTGGGATGAACCCGAGTGGAGCGCCTGGCCCCCAGCCCCCCCACGGACACAACATGCCCCCGGAGGGCATGGTCAGCGGCGGCCCCACTGCCCCACACATGCAGAACCAGATGAACGGACAGATGCCTG GGCCCAATCACATGCCCATGCAGGGCCCCGGGCCTGGCCCCAACCAGCCTCCCAACATGCCCGGAAGTGGCGCCATGAACATGCCCCCCAGCAGCCACGGTTCCATGGGCGGCTACAACCACGCTGTGCCCTCGTCTCAGGGCATGCCTGCCCAGGGACagatgaacatgacccagggacAGGGACCCATGGGCAACTACGGCCCCCGGCCCAACATGAACATGCAGCCTAACCAAG GCCCCATGATGCACCAGCAGCCTCCCTCCCAGCAGTACAACATGCCCCCTGGGGGTGGCGGGCAGCACTACCAGGGCCAGCAGAATCCCATGGGCATGATGGGTCAGGTCAACCCGGGCAACCATGTCATGGGGCAGAGGCCCATGCCCCCTTACAGACCCCCACAGCAAG GAAACGCCCAGTATGGCCAGCAGCAGGAGGCCTACCAGCAAGGTCCTCCTCAACAGCAGGGCTACCCCCCACAGCAGCAGTACCCCGGACAGCAGGGCTATCCTGGACAGCAACAGGGTTATG GTCCATCCCAGGGAGCTCCAGGCCAGTACCCTCAGGGTTACCCCCAGGGCCAGGGGCAGCAGTACGGGGCCTACCGGGGCCCCCAGCCCGGCCCCCCTCAGGCCCAGCAACAACGCCCATACCCAGGCTACGACCAG GGTCAATATGGAAATTACCAGCAATGA
- the ss18 gene encoding protein SSXT isoform X10, translating into MSVAFAPHRQRGKGDITPAGIQKLLDENNQLIQCIMDFQSKGKTAECSQYQQMLHRNLVYLATIADSNQNMQSLLPAPPTQNMPMGPGGMNPSGAPGPQPPHGHNMPPEGMVSGGPTAPHMQNQMNGQMPGPNHMPMQGPGPGPNQPPNMPGSGAMNMPPSSHGSMGGYNHAVPSSQGMPAQGQMNMTQGQGPMGNYGPRPNMNMQPNQGPMMHQQPPSQQYNMPPGGGGQHYQGQQNPMGMMGQVNPGNHVMGQRPMPPYRPPQQGNAQYGQQQEAYQQGPPQQQGYPPQQQYPGQQGYPGQQQGYGPSQGAPGQYPQGYPQGQGQQYGAYRGPQPGPPQAQQQRPYPGYDQGQYGNYQQ; encoded by the exons ATGTCGGTGGCGTTTGCACCTCACAGACAACGTGGAAAGGGTGATATAACACCCGCTGGAATTCAAAAG TTACTGGATGAGAACAATCAGCTGATTCAATGTATAATGGATTTCCAGAGCAAAGGAAAGACCGCAGAATGTTCACA GTACCAACAAATGCTCCACAGAAATTTGGTTTACCTGGCCACGATAGCAGACTCCAATCAGAACATGCAGTCTCTGCTCCCTGCT CCACCCACTCAGAACATGCCCATGGGCCCTGGTGGGATGAACCCGAGTGGAGCGCCTGGCCCCCAGCCCCCCCACGGACACAACATGCCCCCGGAGGGCATGGTCAGCGGCGGCCCCACTGCCCCACACATGCAGAACCAGATGAACGGACAGATGCCTG GGCCCAATCACATGCCCATGCAGGGCCCCGGGCCTGGCCCCAACCAGCCTCCCAACATGCCCGGAAGTGGCGCCATGAACATGCCCCCCAGCAGCCACGGTTCCATGGGCGGCTACAACCACGCTGTGCCCTCGTCTCAGGGCATGCCTGCCCAGGGACagatgaacatgacccagggacAGGGACCCATGGGCAACTACGGCCCCCGGCCCAACATGAACATGCAGCCTAACCAAG GCCCCATGATGCACCAGCAGCCTCCCTCCCAGCAGTACAACATGCCCCCTGGGGGTGGCGGGCAGCACTACCAGGGCCAGCAGAATCCCATGGGCATGATGGGTCAGGTCAACCCGGGCAACCATGTCATGGGGCAGAGGCCCATGCCCCCTTACAGACCCCCACAGCAAG GAAACGCCCAGTATGGCCAGCAGCAGGAGGCCTACCAGCAAGGTCCTCCTCAACAGCAGGGCTACCCCCCACAGCAGCAGTACCCCGGACAGCAGGGCTATCCTGGACAGCAACAGGGTTATG GTCCATCCCAGGGAGCTCCAGGCCAGTACCCTCAGGGTTACCCCCAGGGCCAGGGGCAGCAGTACGGGGCCTACCGGGGCCCCCAGCCCGGCCCCCCTCAGGCCCAGCAACAACGCCCATACCCAGGCTACGACCAG GGTCAATATGGAAATTACCAGCAATGA
- the ss18 gene encoding protein SSXT isoform X3: MSVAFAPHRQRGKGDITPAGIQKLLDENNQLIQCIMDFQSKGKTAECSQYQQMLHRNLVYLATIADSNQNMQSLLPAKCDSPTPPEVKLEPPTQNMPMGPGGMNPSGAPGPQPPHGHNMPPEGMVSGGPTAPHMQNQMNGQMPGPNHMPMQGPGPGPNQPPNMPGSGAMNMPPSSHGSMGGYNHAVPSSQGMPAQGQMNMTQGQGPMGNYGPRPNMNMQPNQGPMMHQQPPSQQYNMPPGGGGQHYQGQQNPMGMMGQVNPGNHVMGQRPMPPYRPPQQGPPQQYPGQEDYYGDQYSHAGQGASEERDPAANQQSPYEKDHGNAQYGQQQEAYQQGPPQQQGYPPQQQYPGQQGYPGQQQGYGPSQGAPGQYPQGYPQGQGQQYGAYRGPQPGPPQAQQQRPYPGYDQGHMRK, from the exons ATGTCGGTGGCGTTTGCACCTCACAGACAACGTGGAAAGGGTGATATAACACCCGCTGGAATTCAAAAG TTACTGGATGAGAACAATCAGCTGATTCAATGTATAATGGATTTCCAGAGCAAAGGAAAGACCGCAGAATGTTCACA GTACCAACAAATGCTCCACAGAAATTTGGTTTACCTGGCCACGATAGCAGACTCCAATCAGAACATGCAGTCTCTGCTCCCTGCT AAGTGTGactcccctactcctccagaGGTAAAGCTTGAA CCACCCACTCAGAACATGCCCATGGGCCCTGGTGGGATGAACCCGAGTGGAGCGCCTGGCCCCCAGCCCCCCCACGGACACAACATGCCCCCGGAGGGCATGGTCAGCGGCGGCCCCACTGCCCCACACATGCAGAACCAGATGAACGGACAGATGCCTG GGCCCAATCACATGCCCATGCAGGGCCCCGGGCCTGGCCCCAACCAGCCTCCCAACATGCCCGGAAGTGGCGCCATGAACATGCCCCCCAGCAGCCACGGTTCCATGGGCGGCTACAACCACGCTGTGCCCTCGTCTCAGGGCATGCCTGCCCAGGGACagatgaacatgacccagggacAGGGACCCATGGGCAACTACGGCCCCCGGCCCAACATGAACATGCAGCCTAACCAAG GCCCCATGATGCACCAGCAGCCTCCCTCCCAGCAGTACAACATGCCCCCTGGGGGTGGCGGGCAGCACTACCAGGGCCAGCAGAATCCCATGGGCATGATGGGTCAGGTCAACCCGGGCAACCATGTCATGGGGCAGAGGCCCATGCCCCCTTACAGACCCCCACAGCAAG GACCCCCTCAGCAGTACCCAGGGCAGGAAGACTACTATGGGGACCAGTACAGTCACGCAGGACAGGGAGCTTCAGAAG AGCGAGACCCAGCAGCCAACCAACAGTCCCCCTATGAAAAAGATCATG GAAACGCCCAGTATGGCCAGCAGCAGGAGGCCTACCAGCAAGGTCCTCCTCAACAGCAGGGCTACCCCCCACAGCAGCAGTACCCCGGACAGCAGGGCTATCCTGGACAGCAACAGGGTTATG GTCCATCCCAGGGAGCTCCAGGCCAGTACCCTCAGGGTTACCCCCAGGGCCAGGGGCAGCAGTACGGGGCCTACCGGGGCCCCCAGCCCGGCCCCCCTCAGGCCCAGCAACAACGCCCATACCCAGGCTACGACCAG GGACACATGAGGAAATAA
- the ss18 gene encoding protein SSXT isoform X7: MSVAFAPHRQRGKGDITPAGIQKLLDENNQLIQCIMDFQSKGKTAECSQYQQMLHRNLVYLATIADSNQNMQSLLPAKCDSPTPPEVKLEPPTQNMPMGPGGMNPSGAPGPQPPHGHNMPPEGMVSGGPTAPHMQNQMNGQMPGPNHMPMQGPGPGPNQPPNMPGSGAMNMPPSSHGSMGGYNHAVPSSQGMPAQGQMNMTQGQGPMGNYGPRPNMNMQPNQGPMMHQQPPSQQYNMPPGGGGQHYQGQQNPMGMMGQVNPGNHVMGQRPMPPYRPPQQERDPAANQQSPYEKDHGNAQYGQQQEAYQQGPPQQQGYPPQQQYPGQQGYPGQQQGYGPSQGAPGQYPQGYPQGQGQQYGAYRGPQPGPPQAQQQRPYPGYDQGQYGNYQQ, encoded by the exons ATGTCGGTGGCGTTTGCACCTCACAGACAACGTGGAAAGGGTGATATAACACCCGCTGGAATTCAAAAG TTACTGGATGAGAACAATCAGCTGATTCAATGTATAATGGATTTCCAGAGCAAAGGAAAGACCGCAGAATGTTCACA GTACCAACAAATGCTCCACAGAAATTTGGTTTACCTGGCCACGATAGCAGACTCCAATCAGAACATGCAGTCTCTGCTCCCTGCT AAGTGTGactcccctactcctccagaGGTAAAGCTTGAA CCACCCACTCAGAACATGCCCATGGGCCCTGGTGGGATGAACCCGAGTGGAGCGCCTGGCCCCCAGCCCCCCCACGGACACAACATGCCCCCGGAGGGCATGGTCAGCGGCGGCCCCACTGCCCCACACATGCAGAACCAGATGAACGGACAGATGCCTG GGCCCAATCACATGCCCATGCAGGGCCCCGGGCCTGGCCCCAACCAGCCTCCCAACATGCCCGGAAGTGGCGCCATGAACATGCCCCCCAGCAGCCACGGTTCCATGGGCGGCTACAACCACGCTGTGCCCTCGTCTCAGGGCATGCCTGCCCAGGGACagatgaacatgacccagggacAGGGACCCATGGGCAACTACGGCCCCCGGCCCAACATGAACATGCAGCCTAACCAAG GCCCCATGATGCACCAGCAGCCTCCCTCCCAGCAGTACAACATGCCCCCTGGGGGTGGCGGGCAGCACTACCAGGGCCAGCAGAATCCCATGGGCATGATGGGTCAGGTCAACCCGGGCAACCATGTCATGGGGCAGAGGCCCATGCCCCCTTACAGACCCCCACAGCAAG AGCGAGACCCAGCAGCCAACCAACAGTCCCCCTATGAAAAAGATCATG GAAACGCCCAGTATGGCCAGCAGCAGGAGGCCTACCAGCAAGGTCCTCCTCAACAGCAGGGCTACCCCCCACAGCAGCAGTACCCCGGACAGCAGGGCTATCCTGGACAGCAACAGGGTTATG GTCCATCCCAGGGAGCTCCAGGCCAGTACCCTCAGGGTTACCCCCAGGGCCAGGGGCAGCAGTACGGGGCCTACCGGGGCCCCCAGCCCGGCCCCCCTCAGGCCCAGCAACAACGCCCATACCCAGGCTACGACCAG GGTCAATATGGAAATTACCAGCAATGA
- the ss18 gene encoding protein SSXT isoform X4 — translation MSVAFAPHRQRGKGDITPAGIQKLLDENNQLIQCIMDFQSKGKTAECSQYQQMLHRNLVYLATIADSNQNMQSLLPAPPTQNMPMGPGGMNPSGAPGPQPPHGHNMPPEGMVSGGPTAPHMQNQMNGQMPGPNHMPMQGPGPGPNQPPNMPGSGAMNMPPSSHGSMGGYNHAVPSSQGMPAQGQMNMTQGQGPMGNYGPRPNMNMQPNQGPMMHQQPPSQQYNMPPGGGGQHYQGQQNPMGMMGQVNPGNHVMGQRPMPPYRPPQQGPPQQYPGQEDYYGDQYSHAGQGASEERDPAANQQSPYEKDHGNAQYGQQQEAYQQGPPQQQGYPPQQQYPGQQGYPGQQQGYGPSQGAPGQYPQGYPQGQGQQYGAYRGPQPGPPQAQQQRPYPGYDQGQYGNYQQ, via the exons ATGTCGGTGGCGTTTGCACCTCACAGACAACGTGGAAAGGGTGATATAACACCCGCTGGAATTCAAAAG TTACTGGATGAGAACAATCAGCTGATTCAATGTATAATGGATTTCCAGAGCAAAGGAAAGACCGCAGAATGTTCACA GTACCAACAAATGCTCCACAGAAATTTGGTTTACCTGGCCACGATAGCAGACTCCAATCAGAACATGCAGTCTCTGCTCCCTGCT CCACCCACTCAGAACATGCCCATGGGCCCTGGTGGGATGAACCCGAGTGGAGCGCCTGGCCCCCAGCCCCCCCACGGACACAACATGCCCCCGGAGGGCATGGTCAGCGGCGGCCCCACTGCCCCACACATGCAGAACCAGATGAACGGACAGATGCCTG GGCCCAATCACATGCCCATGCAGGGCCCCGGGCCTGGCCCCAACCAGCCTCCCAACATGCCCGGAAGTGGCGCCATGAACATGCCCCCCAGCAGCCACGGTTCCATGGGCGGCTACAACCACGCTGTGCCCTCGTCTCAGGGCATGCCTGCCCAGGGACagatgaacatgacccagggacAGGGACCCATGGGCAACTACGGCCCCCGGCCCAACATGAACATGCAGCCTAACCAAG GCCCCATGATGCACCAGCAGCCTCCCTCCCAGCAGTACAACATGCCCCCTGGGGGTGGCGGGCAGCACTACCAGGGCCAGCAGAATCCCATGGGCATGATGGGTCAGGTCAACCCGGGCAACCATGTCATGGGGCAGAGGCCCATGCCCCCTTACAGACCCCCACAGCAAG GACCCCCTCAGCAGTACCCAGGGCAGGAAGACTACTATGGGGACCAGTACAGTCACGCAGGACAGGGAGCTTCAGAAG AGCGAGACCCAGCAGCCAACCAACAGTCCCCCTATGAAAAAGATCATG GAAACGCCCAGTATGGCCAGCAGCAGGAGGCCTACCAGCAAGGTCCTCCTCAACAGCAGGGCTACCCCCCACAGCAGCAGTACCCCGGACAGCAGGGCTATCCTGGACAGCAACAGGGTTATG GTCCATCCCAGGGAGCTCCAGGCCAGTACCCTCAGGGTTACCCCCAGGGCCAGGGGCAGCAGTACGGGGCCTACCGGGGCCCCCAGCCCGGCCCCCCTCAGGCCCAGCAACAACGCCCATACCCAGGCTACGACCAG GGTCAATATGGAAATTACCAGCAATGA